One window from the genome of Pedococcus badiiscoriae encodes:
- a CDS encoding IclR family transcriptional regulator: MSADHPVADLAEPPALAPPKSAGGGVQSLERAFAILETMADAGGVISLSQLANDAQLPLPTIHRLVRTLVDLGYVRQEASRQYSLGPRLIRLGETTSRMVSRWARPHMERLAHELGESVNLAMLDGDQVVYIGQVMASRNSMRMFTEVGRRVLPHSTGVGKAIMADMDPEAVRAILARTGMPAGTEHTITDPEAFAAELGRTRERGYALDEGEQEVGVRCVAVAIPGSPQPLALSVSGPLPRMTDAFIESATTPMHAVAAAISAEMRGATS, from the coding sequence ATGAGCGCCGACCACCCTGTCGCAGACCTGGCCGAACCCCCCGCACTGGCCCCTCCCAAATCGGCCGGTGGTGGCGTCCAGTCACTGGAGCGTGCCTTCGCCATCCTCGAGACCATGGCCGACGCCGGCGGTGTGATCAGCCTGTCCCAGCTCGCGAACGACGCCCAGCTGCCGCTACCGACGATCCACCGGCTGGTACGCACCCTGGTCGACCTTGGCTATGTCCGGCAGGAGGCCTCCCGTCAGTACTCGCTGGGACCGCGGCTGATCCGGCTGGGGGAGACCACCTCGCGCATGGTCAGCCGGTGGGCTCGTCCGCACATGGAGCGGCTGGCCCACGAGCTCGGGGAGTCGGTCAACCTCGCGATGCTCGACGGCGACCAGGTCGTCTACATCGGCCAGGTGATGGCCAGTCGCAACTCGATGCGCATGTTCACCGAGGTGGGTCGTCGGGTGCTCCCGCACTCCACCGGTGTCGGCAAGGCGATCATGGCCGACATGGACCCCGAGGCCGTGCGCGCGATCCTCGCCCGCACGGGCATGCCGGCCGGCACCGAGCACACCATCACCGACCCGGAGGCTTTCGCGGCCGAGCTGGGTCGCACCCGTGAGCGCGGCTACGCGCTCGACGAGGGCGAGCAGGAGGTTGGCGTCCGCTGCGTGGCCGTCGCCATCCCCGGGTCACCCCAGCCGTTGGCGCTGTCCGTCTCCGGCCCGCTGCCGCGCATGACGGACGCGTTCATCGAGAGCGCGACGACGCCGATGCACGCGGTTGCGGCAGCGATCTCGGCCGAGATGCGGGGCGCGACCTCCTAG
- the aceB gene encoding malate synthase A produces MRMSQSAAPTTHPAAVVVDAPHEVERSSEILTPEALAFLAGLQTRFGARRDELLEARRTRREEVSRTGLLDFLDETREVREGDWTVAPAPADFADRRVEITGPTERKMAINALNSGAKVWLADLEDANTPHWDNVIGGQVNLYDAVRRTISLTTPQGKHYELTDPNGIPVIVPRPRGWHFDEEHLTLDGRPLVGALVDFGLYFFHNAAELLSRGSGPYFYLPKMESHLEARLWNDVFTFAQESLGIPHGTVRATVLIETIPAAFEMDEILYELRDHAAGLNAGRWDYLFSIIKYFRDSGPSFTLPDRNAVTMNAPMMKAYSDLLVQTCHKRGAFAIGGMAAFIPSKDPAVNEAAFAKVRADKEREVGAGFDGSWVAHPGMVELCQEIFTGVLGDSPNQLGKQRDEVSVTGADLLDAASTPGDRTLDGLRGNVSVGIQYLQAWLLGNGAVAIHNLMEDAATAEISRSQIWQWLNSGATLASGETVTRELVDQVVESEYAALAESVADDETARGALETARRLFVECALDPDFPDFLTLPAYAEVLRAERA; encoded by the coding sequence ATGCGCATGTCCCAGTCCGCCGCGCCCACCACGCACCCGGCCGCCGTCGTCGTCGACGCCCCCCACGAGGTGGAGCGGAGCTCAGAGATCCTCACCCCCGAAGCCCTGGCCTTCCTGGCTGGGCTCCAGACGAGGTTCGGGGCCCGCAGGGACGAGCTCCTCGAGGCGCGTCGGACCCGCCGCGAGGAAGTGTCGCGGACAGGCCTGCTGGACTTCCTCGACGAGACCCGAGAGGTGCGCGAAGGTGACTGGACGGTGGCCCCCGCGCCTGCCGACTTCGCCGACCGTCGGGTCGAGATCACCGGACCGACCGAGCGCAAGATGGCGATCAACGCCCTCAACTCCGGCGCCAAGGTCTGGCTCGCCGACCTCGAGGACGCCAACACCCCGCACTGGGACAACGTCATCGGCGGTCAGGTCAACCTCTACGACGCGGTCCGCCGCACCATCTCCCTGACCACCCCGCAGGGCAAGCACTACGAGCTCACCGATCCGAACGGCATACCGGTCATCGTGCCTCGCCCGCGCGGCTGGCACTTCGACGAGGAGCACCTCACCCTCGACGGGCGGCCGCTGGTCGGTGCGCTCGTCGACTTCGGCCTCTACTTCTTCCACAACGCCGCCGAGCTGCTCTCACGCGGCAGCGGCCCGTACTTCTACCTGCCCAAGATGGAGTCGCACCTCGAGGCCCGGCTGTGGAACGACGTCTTCACCTTCGCGCAGGAGTCGCTCGGCATCCCGCACGGCACGGTCCGCGCGACGGTGCTCATCGAGACGATCCCCGCGGCCTTCGAGATGGACGAGATCCTCTACGAGCTGCGCGACCACGCGGCCGGGCTCAACGCCGGCCGGTGGGACTACCTGTTCTCGATCATCAAGTACTTCAGGGACTCCGGGCCGTCGTTCACCCTCCCCGACCGCAACGCCGTGACGATGAACGCGCCGATGATGAAGGCCTACAGCGACCTGCTCGTGCAGACCTGCCACAAGCGCGGAGCCTTCGCGATCGGTGGCATGGCGGCGTTCATCCCCAGCAAGGACCCGGCCGTCAACGAGGCAGCGTTCGCCAAGGTGCGTGCCGACAAGGAGCGTGAAGTCGGCGCCGGGTTCGACGGGTCGTGGGTCGCTCACCCCGGCATGGTCGAGCTCTGCCAGGAGATCTTCACCGGCGTCCTCGGCGACTCGCCCAACCAGCTCGGGAAGCAGCGCGACGAGGTCTCGGTCACCGGCGCTGACCTGCTCGACGCGGCCTCGACTCCCGGCGACCGGACGCTGGATGGCTTGCGGGGCAACGTCTCCGTGGGCATCCAGTACCTCCAGGCCTGGCTGCTCGGCAACGGCGCGGTCGCGATCCACAACCTCATGGAGGACGCCGCGACCGCCGAGATCTCCCGCAGCCAGATCTGGCAGTGGCTCAACTCCGGCGCCACGCTCGCCTCGGGTGAGACCGTCACCCGCGAGCTCGTCGACCAGGTGGTGGAGAGCGAGTATGCCGCCCTGGCCGAGTCCGTGGCCGACGACGAGACCGCGCGTGGTGCGTTGGAGACGGCGCGCCGGTTGTTCGTCGAGTGCGCCCTCGACCCCGACTTCCCCGATTTCCTGACCCTCCCGGCATACGCCGAGGTCCTTCGCGCCGAACGCGCCTGA
- a CDS encoding guanine deaminase produces MTLFRATVLDTPDDPFEGGALRAQEDCGLLVEGGVIVARGDFAELRALHPHADVIDLREGMVLPGLVDTHVHFPQVRVIGGLGMPLLDWLDQCALPEEMRLADVDMARGVARDFVTGLVDAGTTTALVFGSHFAPAVDVMFEAADLWGLRVTTGLVTSDRILPEPLLTTPQRAYEESRDLASRWHGKGRLRYAVTPRFSLSASDAILESCATTFREVEGSWFTSHVNENTAEVAEVAQLFGGAAYVDTYDHHGLLSPRSVLAHNVHPTDPELATLAARGASVAHCPTSNSALGSGLFPLRRHVEAGVQVAMGSDVGAGTGFSMLKEGLQAYFMQRLLGDVGLPLTSAHLLWLCTSAGARALGLGHEVGDLSVGKQFDAIWLLPQAGDPLAVGMGNAKSADDALSKVFALGTTSDIGGVWVGGDQIAAGRWRMPRRT; encoded by the coding sequence ATGACCCTCTTCCGGGCCACCGTGCTCGACACCCCGGACGACCCCTTCGAGGGAGGGGCACTGCGCGCCCAGGAGGACTGCGGGCTGCTCGTCGAGGGCGGCGTGATCGTCGCGCGGGGAGACTTCGCGGAGCTGCGCGCCCTGCACCCCCACGCGGACGTGATCGACCTGCGCGAGGGCATGGTGCTGCCGGGTCTCGTGGACACGCATGTGCACTTCCCGCAGGTGCGCGTGATCGGCGGACTCGGAATGCCGCTGCTCGACTGGCTCGACCAGTGTGCGCTGCCCGAGGAGATGCGGCTGGCCGACGTCGACATGGCACGTGGGGTGGCCAGGGACTTCGTCACCGGCCTCGTCGACGCCGGCACCACCACCGCTCTCGTCTTCGGATCGCATTTCGCCCCGGCGGTGGACGTGATGTTCGAGGCAGCGGACTTGTGGGGCCTGCGGGTCACCACGGGCCTGGTCACCTCCGACCGGATCCTGCCCGAGCCGCTGCTCACCACGCCGCAGCGCGCCTACGAGGAGTCGCGTGACCTCGCCTCCCGCTGGCACGGCAAGGGCCGCCTGCGGTATGCCGTGACACCTCGCTTCTCGTTGTCCGCCAGCGACGCGATCCTCGAGTCGTGCGCCACGACGTTCCGTGAGGTGGAGGGATCCTGGTTCACGTCCCACGTCAACGAGAACACCGCCGAGGTCGCGGAGGTCGCACAGCTGTTCGGCGGCGCGGCATACGTCGACACCTATGACCACCACGGGCTGCTGAGCCCCCGCTCGGTGCTGGCGCACAACGTGCACCCCACCGACCCCGAGCTCGCGACCCTCGCCGCACGTGGGGCATCGGTCGCGCACTGCCCGACCAGCAACTCCGCGCTGGGGAGCGGGCTGTTTCCGCTGCGCAGGCACGTCGAGGCCGGGGTGCAGGTCGCGATGGGCTCCGACGTCGGCGCCGGCACGGGCTTCTCGATGCTCAAGGAGGGTCTGCAGGCCTACTTCATGCAACGCCTACTCGGCGACGTCGGGCTGCCGCTGACGTCCGCGCACCTGCTCTGGCTGTGCACGTCCGCGGGCGCCCGCGCGCTCGGCCTGGGTCACGAGGTCGGGGACCTGTCGGTGGGCAAGCAGTTCGACGCCATCTGGCTGCTGCCGCAGGCGGGGGACCCGCTCGCCGTCGGGATGGGCAACGCCAAGTCGGCCGACGACGCGCTCTCCAAGGTGTTCGCCCTCGGCACGACCTCCGACATCGGTGGCGTCTGGGTGGGCGGCGACCAGATCGCGGCCGGCCGCTGGCGGATGCCCCGCCGCACCTGA
- the xdhC gene encoding xanthine dehydrogenase accessory protein XdhC: MEWLSAVERLRRERRPGVLVTLTSVRGHSPREAGAKMVVGVGATWGSIGGGNLEATAVARARVMLDESTVAPEQISLSLNDKAPAEHGQQCCGGEVQVLLEPLAVVPAVAIFGIGHVGLELARILARHDLELHLVDSRADQLGHDRLGVLDDSTARVHVHHAPVPELVLGQVPHGTHVLVMTHDHAEDAALCDGALRCQHLGSIGLIGSSAKWSRFRQRLAAEGHSEADLARIQTPIGLADLTGKDPATIALSVAADLVRVVESERSQVAR; this comes from the coding sequence GTGGAGTGGCTGTCCGCCGTCGAACGGCTCCGTCGCGAGCGCCGGCCGGGCGTCCTCGTGACGCTGACCTCCGTCAGGGGTCACTCGCCGCGCGAGGCCGGGGCGAAGATGGTCGTCGGCGTCGGCGCGACCTGGGGCAGCATCGGTGGCGGCAACCTCGAAGCCACCGCCGTCGCGCGGGCTCGGGTGATGCTGGACGAGTCGACCGTCGCGCCCGAGCAGATCTCGTTGTCCCTCAACGACAAGGCACCCGCCGAGCACGGCCAGCAGTGCTGCGGCGGCGAGGTGCAGGTGCTCCTCGAGCCGCTCGCGGTGGTGCCGGCGGTGGCGATCTTCGGCATCGGCCACGTCGGCCTCGAGCTCGCCCGCATCCTCGCCCGGCATGACCTGGAGCTCCACCTCGTCGACTCCCGGGCCGACCAGCTCGGCCACGACCGGCTCGGCGTGCTCGACGACTCGACGGCCCGGGTGCACGTGCACCACGCCCCGGTGCCGGAGCTCGTCCTGGGGCAGGTCCCCCACGGCACCCACGTCCTCGTGATGACGCACGACCACGCCGAGGACGCGGCCCTGTGCGACGGCGCCCTGCGCTGTCAGCACCTGGGGTCGATCGGGCTCATCGGGTCGTCGGCCAAGTGGTCCCGGTTCCGCCAGCGCCTTGCGGCTGAGGGACATTCGGAGGCCGACCTGGCCCGCATCCAGACCCCGATCGGGCTCGCGGACCTGACGGGAAAGGACCCCGCCACGATCGCACTCAGCGTCGCCGCCGACCTGGTCCGCGTCGTCGAGTCCGAGCGGTCGCAGGTTGCGCGATGA